Below is a window of Deltaproteobacteria bacterium DNA.
ATGTGAAACTCCTCTATGCCCGCCTGGGCCAGCTCCAATGCCGCGAATGCGGCCAGCCCGTCCGCCCTGGGAGCCCGGAGAAGGCTTGGAAGGCCATTTCGAAAACGCCGGATCGATCCGAGGTCATCGTCACTTTTCCTCGCCCCCTGAACAGTTTGACACCCCGGGAGATGAAACGGGAACTCATCCGGCTGGGCTTTACGCGGATTTTCCAGGACCAACAAACAATATCCCTTGAAGAATGGGAGCCGGGGGAAACGGAACGGGAGGTTCAAGTCGTGGCGGACCGTTTCCCTTTCCGCCCCTCGGACCGAAAGAGGGTCATGGACTCCCTGGAGCAGGCCTTTGATTTCGGGGAGGGAAGGGTGGATATCTGGATCAACCGGGAGCAACACTTGGCCTTCAGTAACCGGCTTGAGTGCCCGCGATGCCACATCGCCTACCGCCCCCCGGTCCCCAACCTTTTCTCTTTCAATAGTCCCATCGGGGCCTGTGGGCAATGCCGGGGTTTCGGGAGAGTGATCGATATCGATCTGGATCTCATCATTCCCGACCCTTCCCTTTCCATCGCCCAAGGAGCCGTCAAACCCTGGGGCGGTCGGGATGAAGGCCGCATGGAATACCGTGACCTGGCCGCATTCTGCCGTCAAAAGAAAATCCCCCTGGACGTTCCGTTCAAGGCCCTCTCCAGGGCCCAGCAAAAGGCCATCATCGAGGGAACCAGCGACTATTACGGCATCCGGGGATTCTTCAAGTGGCTGGAGACCAAGACCTACAAGATGCATGTAAGGGTATATCTCTCCCGATACCGCGCCTACCGCACTTGTCCGGCCTGCGGGGGAACCCGGTTTCAGCCTGAAACCCTCCTTTATCGCATCGGCGGGCGACATATCGGGGAAGTGTATGCCCTGAGTGTAGGCAGGGCCCTGGAATTTTTTGAAAATCTCTCCGTTTCACCCAGAGACAAGGCGACCCGGCTGATCCTGGAAGAGGTACTGAGCCGACTCCGCTACCTCCAAGACGTGGGATTGGGGTATCTGACCCTGGACAGGCAGTCCCGAACCCTTTCCGGGGGAGAGGTGCAGCGGGTGGCCCTGACCTCGGCCCTGGGATCTTCGCTCGTCAATTCCTTGTATGTCCTGGATGAACCAAGCATCGGTCTCCACCCCAGGGACAATCACCGGCTCATCCGCATCCTGAAAAGGCTGCGGGATCTTCCGAACACGGTCGTCGTCGTGGAGCACGACCCGGAAATTATCGGCCATAGCGACTACATGATCGATCTCGGGCCCGGCGCCGGGGAAAGGGGCGGACAGGTCATGTATTTCGGCCCCACCGAAGGGGCCGGAAAATCTCTCACCGGGCAATACGTTAAAGGGACCCGGAGCATCCCGGTCCCCAAAACGAGGCGGATCCCCGGGCGGACCCGGTGGATAACCGTGCAAGGGGCCTGCGAAAACAACCTGAAAGATATCGACTTGCGCATTCCATTGGGCCTCTTCGTCTGCCTGACCGGGGTTTCGGGCTCCGGGAAGTCCACCCTGGCCGAGGAGATCCTTTTCAAAGGCATCAAGAGACGATTGGGGAAGTCCGTGGACCGACCGGGCAGGCACCGGGAAATCAAGGGACTGGAGGCCATCGAAGATGTATTCCTCGTGGACCAGCGTCCCATCGGCCGTACCCCGCGGGCCAACCCCCTCACCTATACCCGGGCCATGGACGCGGTCCGCAAGCTTCTTGCCTCCACCCCTGAGGCCCGCAGGGCCGGATTCGGACCGGGGCACTTCTCCTTCAATGTCCCTGCCGGACGTTGCGAGACTTGCCGCGGCGCGGGATTCGAGAAGGTGGAAATGCAGTTCCTCTCCGATGTGTTTGTCACCTGTCCGGCCTGCAAGGGGAAACGATTCAAAAAGGGGATCCTGGAAATCCATTACCGGGGGAAAAACATCCATGACATCTTTTCCATGACCGTGGAAGAGGCCCTGGACTTCTTCAGAGATCACCCGGGACTGAGGGCGGCCCTCTCGCCCTTGTCGAGCGTGGGACTGGGTTACATGCGGCTGGGGCAACCGATCCACACCCTTTCAGGCGGCGAGGCCCAACGCCTCAGACTGTCCCGCTATCTCGGAGCAGGGAAGAACACCCCGGCCCTCTTTATCTTTGATGAACCCACCACAGGACTCCATTTCCAGGACATCGAAAAGCTCCTGGCGTGCCTGAACAGGCTGGTGGATGAAGGGAACACGGTCCTGGTCATCGAGCACAACATGGACGTCATCAAGTCAGCGGACTGGGTTATTGACCTAGGCCCCGAAGGGGGAGAGGAAGGGGGCTCGATCGTGGCCGAAGGATCGCCGGAGCGGATCGCCCGGAATGCCGATTCCCACACGGGGGCCTTTCTGAGGCGATATCTCTCGGAAAAGCCCGGCCCGATCCCCTCGTCTCCCGGCCTGACCGGCCCCTCCGCTGAAACCCATTCGGTCAATCCCGTGATCACGGTTTCGGGCGGGAGGGAACACAACCTCAAAAACATCCATGTTTCCATCCCCAGGCAGCAGATCGTGGTCGTTACCGGGGTCTCGGGTTCAGGGAAGTCGAGTCTGGTGTTCGATATCCTCTTTGCCGAGGGTCAACGCCGCTACCTGGAGAGCCTCGCCCCCTATGTCCGCCAGTACGTGAGGATCCTGGAGCGCCCGGACGTAGACGCCGTTTCCGGGCTCCCCCCTACCGTGGCCATCGAACAAAGGGTAAGCGGGGCGGGCCGTCGCTCCACGGTGGCTACGCTGACGGAGATCTACCCCTTCCTCCGCTTACTTTACAGCAAGCTTGGAAGCCGCCACTGCCCTCGCTGCGGGAGAAGACTTGTTACCCTGGGTCCGGAGGAAATCATTCGCCGGATCAAGGAACGTTACAGGGGCCGGAAGGCCCTGATCCTCGCCCCCAAGATCTCAGGCCGAAAAGGTTTTCACAAGGCCTTGCTGAACCGCGGCCGTCTCGAGGGGTACCGGGAGGCAAGAATCGACGGTGAAATCGTCCGGATCACAGAGGACATGTCTCTTGACCGGTACCGCGAACACGACATCGAGTTGGTGGTGGGCAGGCTCCCCCGCAAGGAAGTGGAGCCCGTGATCCTCAAGGCCCTTAAAGAGGGGAATGGGAGTCTCATCCTGGTGGACCCCAAGGGCCGGGAGGAGATCTTCAGCATCCGGGGTCTCTGTCCCTCCTGCGGCATCGGGCTCCAGGAACTCGACCCGCGACTCTTCTCCTTCAACAGCAGGTTAGGTGCCTGCCCGCGGTGCAACGGATTGGGTACCGTGGATGGAGCCGGAAAAAAGAGAGGAATCCCCTGTCCCCGCTGCGGCGGGAGCCGCCTTAAACCCGAGGCCCTCTCCGTAAAAATCGGGGGGCTCTCCCTGTGGGACCTTGTGCGCCATCCGGCATCCGAACTCCTCGACATTCTGGAAGGACTTTCCTTCAGGAGGGAGGATGAACCCATCGCCCGCCCCATCCTGGATGAAATCTCGATCCGGCTGGCCTTTCTGAAACGCCTCGGACTGGACTATCTTTCCCTCTCCAGGAGCGGCGATTCCCTCTCCGGCGGCGAGTCCCGCAGGATCCGGCTGGCTGCCCAGCTCGGCTCGAATCTTTCGGGGGTTTGCTATATCCTGGACGAGCCCACTATCGGACTTCATCCCCGGGACAACGGGATGCTCCTGGACGCCCTCGTTGAACTCAAAGGGCGGGGGAATTCCGTCCTGGTGGTGGAACACGACGAAGAGACCATCCGGCGGGCCGACCACATCATCGATCTCGGGCCGGGGGCGGGCAACAACGGGGGCCGTGTGGTGGCCTCGGGAACACTCGAGGACCTGAAAAAGGTGCGGTCTTCAGTAACCGGCGCTTCGTTCAACGGGACCCCCCCCGAATTGACTTCCCGCCTTCGTCCTTACAGGAACAGGAAGAAGCTGAAGATAATGGGGGCCTCGGAACACAATCTGAAGGGCATTACGGTGAGCTTGCCCCTGGGAACCCTTATATGTGTTACAGGGGTTTCCGGCTCCGGGAAGTCCACTCTCCTGAAGGAGACCCTGTTCAAGGGTGTGCGGAACCGCCTGCTCAAACGAAACGACCCCGCGGGCCGGGTTCGGGACATCAGGGGCTGGGAAAACCTGGACCGGGTGCTGGAAGTGGACCACAGCCCCATCGGCAGGACTCCCCGATCGGTGCCCGCCTCATACGTCGGATTTCTTTCCGAAATCCGGAGGCTCCTCTCCGGCACTCCCCGGGCCAGGGCCCGGGGCTTCCCTCCCGGCCGCTTTTCATTTAACGTTAAGGGCGGCCGGTGCGAGGCATGCAAGGGCCAGGGATCGGTCAAGGTGGAAATGAGCTTCCTCCCTGACGTCTTCATCCCCTGCGAGGTGTGCGGCGGGCGGAGATTCAACCAGGAGACCCTGGATATCACTTACAAGGGCAAGAATATCTCCCAGATCCTGGATCTTACCTTCGAGGAGGCCCGGGAGGTTTTCTCCGCCGTGCCCGCTATTCGACGTGCCCTCCGGCTGGTTTGTGATGTCGGGCTCGGATACCTGGCCCTGGGGCAACCCAGTCCCACCCTTTCGGGCGGGGAGGCCCAAAGAATCAAGCTGGTGAAGGAACTCGCGAAACCCGGCAGCGGCCGGACCCTTTATGTCATGGACGAGCCCACCACCGGTCTTCACGTGGCCGATGTGGGCAGGCTGGTTCAGGTGCTTCAGGCACTGGTGGAGCGGGGGCATACCGTTGTGGTCATTGAACACAACATGGAAATTATCAAAGAAGCAGACTACATTGTGGATCTCGGGCCGGAGGGAGGAGAAGGAGGGGGCTGGGTGGTGGCAGCGGGATCCCCCCTGGAACTTCTCTCCCACCGGGAGGAGTCCCACACGGCCCGGCACCTCGCGAGGTATCTCCGCAGGTAAAAGCCCTCTCCCCCGGGAGATGAGTGCCAAAAGTGAAGGGGCCCGGGACCGTAAAGGCATCCTTGCGGGGAAAGGCCGGAATCAAGGAGGGAAGGCACCTCCGCCGATGGCCTTATTCCGGGAGCAAATCACTTGACAGCATCCCCGGGCAGGGGTGTACACTCCCTTTTTCCTGACTTCATCTTAATCGGTCTTCTCGGGAGGAAAAACATGAAACTTCACGAATACCAATCCAAGGAGTTGTTCAAGAAATACGGGATCCCCGTGCCGGAGGGTCGGGTTGCCGCTTCGAAGGAAGAGGCCCTGGAGGTTTCCGAACTCCTCAAGGGGCCCCCTTGGGTTATCAAGGCCCAGGTTCATGCCGGCGGCCGGGGCAAGGCGGGCGGCGTCAAACTGGTTCGCTCCAGGGAGGAACTGGGGGAGGCCGCAGAGACCATTCTGAGCACCCCCCTTATCACCAAGCAAACGGGTCCCGAGGGCAGGAAGGTACATCGGGTGCTGGTCGAGGAAGGGGTCGAGATCGAACGGGAACTTTACCTGGCCATAGTGATCGACCGCTCCAGGGCCAGACCCGTGATGATCTTCAGCCAGGCGGGAGGCATGGACATCGAGGAGGTGGCGGAGCGGTCCCCTGAGCGGGTCCTGAAGGAATTCGTGGATCCCCGGACCGGTTGGATGCCCTTTCACGGACGAAATCTCCTCTATGCCCTGGATCCCCTTCCCTCCCCCGGGGCGGGAAAGGAACTCATGGCCGTGATGGATCGTCTTTTCAGGCTTTTCACGGCCTGCGATTGTTCCCTGGCCGAGATCAATCCCCTCGTTCTGACCAAGGACGGCCATGCCCTGGCCGTGGACGCCAAGGTTGCGATCGACGATAACGCCTTGTATCGACAGAGAGAATTGGCCGAACTCGACGATCCCATGGAGAAAGATCCCCTGGAGGTCAAGGCCCATGAATACAACCTGAACTACATCCGGCTGAACGGGAACATCGGGGCCATGGTGAACGGGGCGGGCCTCGCCATGGCCACCATGGACACCATCAAGATGGCCGGTGCCGAACCCGCCAATTTCCTGGATGTTGGAGGCGGAGCAAGCGAGGAGATGATCACGCGGGGGTTCGAGATCATCCTGGAAGATAAAAAGGTGGAGGCCATTCTCATCAATATCTTCGGCGGGATTCTCCGTTGCGACGTCCTGGCCAGGGGAGTATTGGCGGCGGCGGAAAAATCGGACATCAAGGTTCCGTTGATTGTGAGACTCGAAGGGACGAACGTGGAGGAAGGCAGGAGGATCCTTGAGGACTCCCCCTTGCAATTCCACGTCGCCAAAAGCATGGCCGAGGCGGCGGAACTCGTCACACAACAGGTCGCGAAAGGGAGATGAAGATGAGCATACTTGTTGATGAACAAACCCGGGTCGTGGTGCAGGGAATAACGGGAAGAGAAGGGAGCTTCCATACCCGGCAGATGCTCCAATACGGCACCGTCATAGCCGCCGGGACGACACCCGGCAAGGGAGGGCAATCCTTCGAGGGAATCCCCGTATTCAATACCATCCGGGAGGCGGTGGAAAAGGAGGGTGTCAACACTTCTTGTATCTTTGTCCCGCCGCCCTTTGCGGCGGACGCCATCATGGAGGCGGGGGAGGCGGGAATCGGCCTGATCGTCTGTATCACCGAGGGGATTCCTGCCCTTGACATGGTCAAGGTGGCCGCGCTTCTTGAAAACAAGGATACCGTTCTCATCGGTCCCAACGGACCAGGCATCATCTCGCCCGGGAAAACCAAGGTGGGAATCATGCCGGGCCCCATCCACAGGCCCGGATCCATCGGCGTGATTTCCAGGAGCGGCACCCTGACCTATGAAGTCGTGGATCAGTTGACCCGGGCGGGGCTGGGCCAGTCCACCTGTATCGGGATCGGAGGAGATGCCATCGTCGGAACCACCTTCGTGGATCACCTCCGGCGGTTCAAGGAAGACCCTGAGACCAAGGGTGTGGTCCTCATCGGGGAGATCGGGGGGTCGGCGGAGGAAGAGGCATCGGATTATATCCGTGAGGAATTCAACAAGCCGGTCCTGGCTTTCATTGCGGGCCTCACCGCCCCCCCCGGGAAGAGGATGGGACACGCAGGCGCCATCATCTCAGGGAAACAAGGGAGGGCTGAAGACAAGATCAAGTCACTCGAATCGGCCGGAGTCACCGTGGTGAGGAACCTGGGAGATCTCGGCCGAAAGGCCCTTGAGGTGATGGGCTGATCCGGACCCGTTTCCTGGGCCCTGCTCCTTGACTTGCGCCCCGGCCGGTGATAGCCTGAAAATATTAATTGTTTCAGTCGGAAACCGGTAAATCTTATATACGAAGGATCCGCATGCTCTTCCGGGTGAGCCCACCCGGGTGAATTTCCGGGG
It encodes the following:
- the uvrA gene encoding excinuclease ABC subunit UvrA; the protein is MQKSRKTRYGAIRVLGASQNNLKNLNLEIPLNRFTVVTGPSGSGKSSLVLDTLYAEGQRRYVETFSPYARQFMERMDRPKVERIENIPPAIAIDRKEPVRTSRSTVGTMTELTDYVKLLYARLGQLQCRECGQPVRPGSPEKAWKAISKTPDRSEVIVTFPRPLNSLTPREMKRELIRLGFTRIFQDQQTISLEEWEPGETEREVQVVADRFPFRPSDRKRVMDSLEQAFDFGEGRVDIWINREQHLAFSNRLECPRCHIAYRPPVPNLFSFNSPIGACGQCRGFGRVIDIDLDLIIPDPSLSIAQGAVKPWGGRDEGRMEYRDLAAFCRQKKIPLDVPFKALSRAQQKAIIEGTSDYYGIRGFFKWLETKTYKMHVRVYLSRYRAYRTCPACGGTRFQPETLLYRIGGRHIGEVYALSVGRALEFFENLSVSPRDKATRLILEEVLSRLRYLQDVGLGYLTLDRQSRTLSGGEVQRVALTSALGSSLVNSLYVLDEPSIGLHPRDNHRLIRILKRLRDLPNTVVVVEHDPEIIGHSDYMIDLGPGAGERGGQVMYFGPTEGAGKSLTGQYVKGTRSIPVPKTRRIPGRTRWITVQGACENNLKDIDLRIPLGLFVCLTGVSGSGKSTLAEEILFKGIKRRLGKSVDRPGRHREIKGLEAIEDVFLVDQRPIGRTPRANPLTYTRAMDAVRKLLASTPEARRAGFGPGHFSFNVPAGRCETCRGAGFEKVEMQFLSDVFVTCPACKGKRFKKGILEIHYRGKNIHDIFSMTVEEALDFFRDHPGLRAALSPLSSVGLGYMRLGQPIHTLSGGEAQRLRLSRYLGAGKNTPALFIFDEPTTGLHFQDIEKLLACLNRLVDEGNTVLVIEHNMDVIKSADWVIDLGPEGGEEGGSIVAEGSPERIARNADSHTGAFLRRYLSEKPGPIPSSPGLTGPSAETHSVNPVITVSGGREHNLKNIHVSIPRQQIVVVTGVSGSGKSSLVFDILFAEGQRRYLESLAPYVRQYVRILERPDVDAVSGLPPTVAIEQRVSGAGRRSTVATLTEIYPFLRLLYSKLGSRHCPRCGRRLVTLGPEEIIRRIKERYRGRKALILAPKISGRKGFHKALLNRGRLEGYREARIDGEIVRITEDMSLDRYREHDIELVVGRLPRKEVEPVILKALKEGNGSLILVDPKGREEIFSIRGLCPSCGIGLQELDPRLFSFNSRLGACPRCNGLGTVDGAGKKRGIPCPRCGGSRLKPEALSVKIGGLSLWDLVRHPASELLDILEGLSFRREDEPIARPILDEISIRLAFLKRLGLDYLSLSRSGDSLSGGESRRIRLAAQLGSNLSGVCYILDEPTIGLHPRDNGMLLDALVELKGRGNSVLVVEHDEETIRRADHIIDLGPGAGNNGGRVVASGTLEDLKKVRSSVTGASFNGTPPELTSRLRPYRNRKKLKIMGASEHNLKGITVSLPLGTLICVTGVSGSGKSTLLKETLFKGVRNRLLKRNDPAGRVRDIRGWENLDRVLEVDHSPIGRTPRSVPASYVGFLSEIRRLLSGTPRARARGFPPGRFSFNVKGGRCEACKGQGSVKVEMSFLPDVFIPCEVCGGRRFNQETLDITYKGKNISQILDLTFEEAREVFSAVPAIRRALRLVCDVGLGYLALGQPSPTLSGGEAQRIKLVKELAKPGSGRTLYVMDEPTTGLHVADVGRLVQVLQALVERGHTVVVIEHNMEIIKEADYIVDLGPEGGEGGGWVVAAGSPLELLSHREESHTARHLARYLRR
- the sucC gene encoding ADP-forming succinate--CoA ligase subunit beta translates to MKLHEYQSKELFKKYGIPVPEGRVAASKEEALEVSELLKGPPWVIKAQVHAGGRGKAGGVKLVRSREELGEAAETILSTPLITKQTGPEGRKVHRVLVEEGVEIERELYLAIVIDRSRARPVMIFSQAGGMDIEEVAERSPERVLKEFVDPRTGWMPFHGRNLLYALDPLPSPGAGKELMAVMDRLFRLFTACDCSLAEINPLVLTKDGHALAVDAKVAIDDNALYRQRELAELDDPMEKDPLEVKAHEYNLNYIRLNGNIGAMVNGAGLAMATMDTIKMAGAEPANFLDVGGGASEEMITRGFEIILEDKKVEAILINIFGGILRCDVLARGVLAAAEKSDIKVPLIVRLEGTNVEEGRRILEDSPLQFHVAKSMAEAAELVTQQVAKGR
- the sucD gene encoding succinate--CoA ligase subunit alpha, with protein sequence MSILVDEQTRVVVQGITGREGSFHTRQMLQYGTVIAAGTTPGKGGQSFEGIPVFNTIREAVEKEGVNTSCIFVPPPFAADAIMEAGEAGIGLIVCITEGIPALDMVKVAALLENKDTVLIGPNGPGIISPGKTKVGIMPGPIHRPGSIGVISRSGTLTYEVVDQLTRAGLGQSTCIGIGGDAIVGTTFVDHLRRFKEDPETKGVVLIGEIGGSAEEEASDYIREEFNKPVLAFIAGLTAPPGKRMGHAGAIISGKQGRAEDKIKSLESAGVTVVRNLGDLGRKALEVMG